One Alphaproteobacteria bacterium genomic window carries:
- the tssF gene encoding type VI secretion system baseplate subunit TssF, with product MSAQNDRILHYYQKELQYLRNEGAAFAKQYPKIAKRLELSGTDIADPHVERLIEAFAYLTAKIQKNVDDQYPHVAKAILDTLYPQFTHPVPPATIIQFDTHDSQDSFSEGAEIPKETLLFTGTNDDTECYFRTAYPVQVWPVEVSDAIIRRRDTTPVRVIDIPNQRVLCLKIKPLSDPLNQLPYSRLRFYIDADRTTQDRICEMLFRENAPMVLANYRDDADPLLSLCPRGSVRHVGFDTNDNVMPFPSNAHDSYRLLYEYFHFPHKFCFFDLTNLHTREAGELQEIYIGIPDDFLFDVQHVNKDMFKLGCTPAINLFSKISEPIFVDNKETEYRLVGDVRREKTTEIHSVESVYILHESAHNPVTLQPYFRYQYSDTHTDFPMWITTTVPMFRSSYTGIDTKISFVNTNMDIFKPATDTVYAKVWCTNRGLAEYVSPGTLFQCEVENPASRVVTLHKPTPLKYPPLEGETLWRLISHVNTNHLSLSSDPKSCEAFKTILHLYKMDDGYVSTDIRAIKRLETRTVTRRTCVEAWRGFVHGTQVTFHVDETFLRNGEPFIFFTVLQKFLTNSAALNSFVECVVVAHGREKPWHVWVPENGEKSLL from the coding sequence ATGTCTGCACAAAATGATCGAATTCTCCATTACTATCAAAAAGAGTTGCAATACTTACGCAACGAAGGAGCGGCGTTTGCCAAGCAGTATCCGAAAATTGCTAAGCGTCTTGAGCTCAGCGGCACAGATATAGCTGATCCGCACGTGGAGCGCCTCATTGAGGCTTTTGCCTACCTTACAGCAAAGATTCAAAAAAATGTCGATGACCAGTACCCTCACGTTGCCAAAGCAATTCTTGATACACTATACCCCCAGTTCACACATCCCGTTCCGCCTGCCACAATCATTCAATTTGATACGCATGATAGCCAGGATAGCTTTAGCGAAGGAGCAGAAATTCCTAAAGAAACTCTCTTATTTACAGGGACAAACGATGATACAGAGTGCTATTTTCGCACGGCATATCCTGTTCAGGTGTGGCCTGTAGAAGTATCTGATGCCATCATTCGACGACGCGACACAACCCCTGTTCGTGTTATTGATATTCCTAATCAGAGGGTCCTTTGCTTAAAAATAAAACCTCTTTCTGACCCTTTAAATCAGCTTCCTTATAGCCGATTGCGGTTTTATATTGACGCTGATCGAACAACCCAAGACCGTATCTGTGAGATGCTTTTTCGAGAAAACGCACCTATGGTTCTTGCCAACTATCGTGATGATGCGGATCCGCTTCTTTCGTTGTGCCCTCGTGGATCAGTGCGTCATGTAGGGTTTGATACCAATGATAATGTGATGCCCTTTCCTTCAAACGCTCACGATTCGTATCGGTTGCTCTATGAGTATTTCCACTTTCCACACAAGTTTTGTTTTTTCGATCTCACAAACCTTCACACGCGTGAAGCCGGAGAACTTCAAGAGATTTATATCGGCATACCAGATGATTTTCTTTTTGATGTGCAGCACGTCAATAAGGATATGTTCAAACTTGGATGCACGCCGGCGATTAATCTTTTTTCAAAAATATCTGAACCAATTTTTGTCGATAACAAAGAAACGGAATATCGTCTCGTAGGAGATGTGCGACGAGAAAAAACCACTGAGATTCATAGTGTGGAATCGGTGTATATCCTGCATGAAAGCGCCCATAATCCTGTTACTCTTCAGCCGTATTTTCGCTATCAGTATAGCGATACGCATACTGATTTTCCTATGTGGATAACAACTACAGTGCCCATGTTTCGCAGCTCATATACAGGAATTGACACAAAGATAAGCTTTGTAAATACCAATATGGATATTTTCAAGCCAGCAACTGATACCGTGTACGCTAAGGTTTGGTGCACCAATCGTGGGCTGGCAGAGTATGTCAGTCCCGGAACACTGTTCCAGTGTGAGGTAGAAAATCCCGCTTCACGCGTGGTGACCCTTCATAAGCCGACGCCGCTAAAGTATCCGCCGTTGGAGGGGGAAACCCTGTGGCGTTTAATTTCACACGTGAATACCAATCACCTCAGTCTCAGCAGTGATCCCAAAAGCTGTGAGGCTTTTAAAACAATTCTCCATCTTTATAAAATGGATGACGGATATGTGTCCACAGACATTCGTGCGATTAAAAGACTTGAAACGCGCACCGTTACCCGCCGCACGTGTGTCGAGGCATGGCGTGGATTTGTCCATGGCACACAAGTGACGTTTCATGTAGATGAAACATTTCTGCGTAACGGCGAACCATTTATTTTTTTTACTGTTTTGCAAAAATTTTTAACAAACTCTGCAGCGCTCAACTCCTTTGTGGAGTGCGTGGTGGTGGCCCATGGACGAGAAAAGCCATGGCATGTCTGGGTACCTGAAAATGGAGAAAAGTCCCTGTTATGA
- the tgt gene encoding tRNA guanosine(34) transglycosylase Tgt produces MNCTYPNVNFAVSVNTQGGPRRGKITTLHGVVETPAFIFCATKASIKGLSPQLMRQAGTQIILSNTYHLMLQPGGEAVAQLGGLQRMTGWQGPMLTDSGGFQVFSLGHGSVASEIKGNRTQSAPQTLIKLTEEGAHFRAYTNGKRELLTPERSIQTQQSLGADLIVVFDECTPFNVPKEYTRESMRRSHRWALRSLREFQKKHNGTQALYGIVQGGIYEDMRQESTDFVNTHPFFGHAVGGSLGAHKNQMYDVVSYTLDRLRRDRPVHLLGIGGVRDIFNGVRCGVDTFDCVHPTRLARHGGALLRADQRTATDTFTKEHIDLRQAKYRLDDVPLDPFTADPFLKEFSRGYVHHLLQAGEFLGHQIITYHNVKFMNDLMTDIRYGIETGTLDGVEAKWIGGIG; encoded by the coding sequence ATGAATTGTACGTACCCAAACGTTAATTTCGCTGTGTCTGTTAATACCCAAGGGGGGCCACGTCGCGGAAAAATTACTACCCTCCATGGTGTTGTGGAAACACCGGCATTTATCTTTTGTGCAACGAAAGCAAGTATTAAGGGGCTTTCTCCTCAACTGATGCGTCAAGCCGGAACGCAAATTATTCTTTCAAATACGTATCATCTTATGCTGCAACCGGGCGGAGAAGCGGTGGCGCAATTGGGGGGACTGCAGCGTATGACAGGATGGCAGGGGCCCATGTTAACGGACTCTGGAGGATTTCAAGTATTCAGCCTTGGTCATGGTTCTGTTGCGTCTGAAATCAAAGGCAATCGCACACAAAGTGCCCCTCAAACACTGATCAAGTTAACGGAGGAGGGTGCGCATTTTCGTGCCTATACTAATGGAAAGAGAGAGTTGTTAACCCCTGAACGCTCTATTCAAACCCAACAAAGTCTAGGGGCTGATTTAATCGTCGTGTTTGATGAGTGCACGCCCTTTAATGTTCCCAAAGAGTATACACGTGAGTCAATGCGCCGCAGTCATCGTTGGGCTTTACGCAGCCTGAGGGAGTTTCAAAAGAAACATAATGGAACGCAGGCTCTCTACGGAATTGTTCAAGGGGGGATATACGAAGATATGCGTCAAGAAAGTACCGACTTTGTAAACACACACCCGTTTTTCGGCCATGCTGTTGGGGGTTCTCTTGGGGCGCACAAAAATCAAATGTATGATGTCGTTTCCTATACCTTGGATCGCCTCAGGCGTGATCGCCCGGTTCATCTGTTGGGCATCGGTGGGGTTCGCGATATTTTTAATGGCGTTCGCTGTGGTGTTGACACTTTTGACTGTGTTCACCCAACACGTTTGGCCCGCCATGGAGGTGCCCTCCTTCGTGCGGATCAGCGTACAGCAACGGATACATTCACAAAAGAACATATTGATCTTCGTCAAGCAAAGTATCGCTTGGATGATGTACCACTTGATCCTTTCACTGCTGATCCATTTTTAAAAGAATTTTCTCGTGGATATGTGCATCATCTTTTACAAGCGGGGGAATTTCTGGGCCATCAGATCATTACGTACCATAATGTAAAGTTTATGAATGATTTAATGACAGACATTCGTTACGGGATTGAAACGGGCACACTAGATGGCGTAGAGGCAAAATGGATAGGGGGAATTGGATAA
- a CDS encoding sigma-54-dependent Fis family transcriptional regulator produces MSIEVLIVDDKLDIGNLIADVLHDEGFSTRYVESGEAAITAVLNRCPGIILLDIWMGEGRMDGLKALQIIRQTHPHIPVVMMSGHGTVETAVKAMRSGAFDFIEKPFKAEHMILVIQRALDASVLIQENMYLRTQNQESDTLIGTSPFVGNFNGNLEKYAETNTRILFTGPPGSGKDICARLLHKRSTRFRAPYVVFPCDQFAPDEFDMALFGHEPSASQEIQFTTRHVGALEKAHNGILYLKEVDCLPLDIQGKLVKFLHSGSFTRLGGVHPFSADVRIFSGAGCDFQQKITEGLFREDLYHRLNVTSVYVPGLANRREDITPLVNFFLQKLALSYGKRPLKLSSQAYGALNGCAWTGNVRQLRNVIDGLYAQYHSFHGHMIEPSDFPRDLFNQEPPTQEAVGYGGGEILLLPLRKAREAFERNYLLTQVKRFSGNVSQTASFVGMERSALHRKLRSLGLKEIQ; encoded by the coding sequence GTGTCGATAGAAGTTCTTATTGTTGATGATAAACTGGATATTGGAAATTTGATTGCAGATGTGCTGCATGATGAGGGGTTTTCCACACGGTATGTTGAGTCTGGCGAAGCGGCCATTACCGCTGTTTTGAATCGATGTCCGGGCATCATTCTATTGGATATATGGATGGGTGAGGGACGCATGGATGGTCTTAAGGCCTTACAAATCATTCGCCAGACGCATCCACACATCCCGGTTGTCATGATGAGTGGTCATGGCACTGTTGAAACAGCCGTGAAGGCTATGCGCTCCGGTGCATTTGACTTTATTGAAAAACCGTTTAAGGCAGAGCATATGATTCTTGTGATCCAGCGGGCCTTAGATGCGAGTGTTTTGATACAAGAGAATATGTATTTGCGCACCCAAAATCAAGAATCAGATACACTCATAGGGACCTCTCCATTTGTGGGTAACTTTAATGGAAATCTTGAAAAATACGCAGAGACAAACACCCGAATTTTGTTTACAGGACCTCCTGGATCGGGCAAAGACATTTGTGCCCGACTGCTTCATAAACGCTCAACACGGTTTCGCGCTCCGTATGTTGTTTTCCCCTGTGATCAGTTCGCCCCTGATGAATTTGATATGGCGCTTTTTGGTCATGAGCCTTCCGCAAGCCAAGAAATTCAGTTTACAACACGTCATGTGGGGGCTCTGGAAAAAGCACATAATGGGATTCTTTATTTGAAAGAGGTCGATTGTCTGCCTCTCGATATCCAGGGAAAGCTTGTGAAGTTTCTGCACTCTGGGTCTTTCACACGGCTTGGGGGGGTACATCCCTTTTCAGCCGATGTGCGCATATTTTCAGGCGCAGGGTGTGACTTTCAACAAAAAATTACCGAGGGTCTCTTTCGGGAAGATTTGTACCATCGCTTGAATGTTACCTCAGTTTATGTACCCGGATTGGCAAACCGTCGCGAAGACATTACGCCGCTCGTGAATTTCTTCCTCCAAAAACTAGCGCTTTCATACGGCAAGAGGCCACTAAAACTTTCATCGCAAGCCTATGGTGCATTAAATGGTTGTGCATGGACAGGAAATGTCCGCCAGTTGCGCAACGTGATTGATGGCTTGTATGCACAGTATCATTCTTTTCATGGCCATATGATTGAACCATCGGACTTTCCGCGGGATCTTTTCAACCAAGAGCCCCCAACCCAGGAAGCCGTTGGATATGGGGGAGGAGAAATTTTGTTACTCCCTTTACGCAAAGCGCGTGAGGCTTTTGAGCGCAACTATCTACTGACCCAAGTCAAGCGGTTTTCGGGGAATGTTTCTCAAACTGCCTCCTTTGTAGGAATGGAGCGGTCCGCCTTGCACAGGAAGTTACGTTCATTGGGGCTGAAAGAAATCCAATAG
- a CDS encoding Smr/MutS family protein has protein sequence MIEQSKSVTLARLYRHADMKDFDPDSAWESFAETVTPHCEKISSAVPKYLPKPDPHIKGTPRPVETLFAASSVPQVASFQSRKQKGKIPLIETTLDLHGFTQKLAFERLCSFVHMCCTQKKRYVLVVTGKGNPLTGTGIIQQELPRWCAVSPLSQHIIACAFAPPNRGGKGAYILHLRIAKNHQSETESD, from the coding sequence ATGATCGAACAGAGTAAATCCGTGACGTTGGCAAGACTTTACAGACATGCGGATATGAAGGATTTTGATCCAGATTCTGCCTGGGAGTCATTTGCAGAAACGGTGACCCCTCATTGTGAAAAAATTTCTTCGGCGGTGCCCAAATATTTGCCTAAGCCTGATCCTCATATCAAAGGGACGCCGCGTCCAGTTGAAACCCTCTTTGCTGCTTCCTCTGTCCCGCAGGTTGCATCGTTTCAATCACGTAAGCAAAAGGGTAAGATTCCTTTGATTGAGACTACGCTTGATCTTCATGGGTTTACGCAAAAGTTGGCCTTTGAACGCCTGTGTAGTTTTGTGCATATGTGCTGCACCCAGAAAAAACGGTATGTGTTGGTCGTGACAGGTAAGGGGAATCCTCTGACTGGCACAGGCATTATCCAACAGGAACTCCCGCGCTGGTGTGCTGTATCACCCTTATCACAGCATATTATTGCGTGTGCATTTGCCCCCCCAAATAGGGGAGGTAAAGGTGCCTACATTCTGCATCTTCGGATTGCCAAAAACCATCAGTCAGAAACAGAAAGCGATTAA
- a CDS encoding queuosine precursor transporter, whose protein sequence is MNPYAGEVLTLALCLCGISITYRFYGIVGIFSYNILGILVANIQVFKVVDFGFSQPFALGTTVMSTLFLTSDFITEKYGKNMAHQLVSLSFLAYFLFVSMLMITVFQHPPTPETAYSRSVQAALEQLFLPAPGFFLASLAAFFFSQRLDIGLYGFFKNKFPMSKTTLRAAVSSICATFFDNLIFSTLAWVVFHPSPLPLDAVVHTYIFNGFFFRVGLAVFNAPLVSLLGKVTPKYELYVPKR, encoded by the coding sequence ATGAATCCGTACGCTGGGGAAGTTCTCACCCTTGCTCTTTGTTTGTGTGGCATTAGCATCACATACCGTTTTTACGGTATAGTGGGGATTTTTTCTTATAACATTCTGGGGATTCTCGTTGCAAATATTCAAGTCTTTAAAGTCGTTGACTTTGGTTTTTCGCAGCCCTTTGCTCTTGGTACAACGGTGATGAGCACACTATTTCTGACAAGTGATTTTATCACAGAAAAGTATGGCAAAAATATGGCTCATCAACTAGTTTCACTGAGTTTTTTGGCTTATTTTCTGTTTGTGAGCATGCTGATGATCACAGTCTTTCAACATCCACCAACCCCTGAAACAGCCTATAGCAGAAGTGTTCAAGCGGCACTTGAGCAACTATTTTTACCGGCACCGGGCTTCTTTTTGGCCAGCCTTGCTGCCTTTTTCTTTTCACAGCGTTTGGATATTGGTCTTTATGGTTTTTTTAAAAATAAATTCCCCATGAGCAAGACTACTCTTCGTGCGGCGGTTAGTTCTATTTGTGCCACATTTTTTGATAATCTTATTTTTAGCACACTTGCTTGGGTGGTTTTTCATCCCAGTCCTCTTCCCCTTGATGCTGTTGTACACACCTATATATTCAATGGATTTTTCTTTCGCGTGGGGCTTGCTGTTTTTAATGCCCCTCTGGTTTCACTGTTAGGGAAGGTTACCCCAAAGTATGAATTGTACGTACCCAAACGTTAA
- the tpiA gene encoding triose-phosphate isomerase: MKHILIANWKMNGLKGDIHNFCTQPFPVDISENIQNKTLILCPPSIYLGLACAHAPENLLIYAQDCSAYEKGAYTGEISVAMLADMGVKGVLLGHSERRIYHGETDARVGKKLAAALTCGLTPVVCIGETREDYESKQTQVFVEAQIAATLDSCDYVSTLHNIVWAYEPRWAIGTGKTPTQEEITTVIQTIRETLEGKTGNPTPHIIYGGSVTAQNAHAISTVPSVHGALIGGASLDKDCLAEIIRQWGSF, encoded by the coding sequence ATGAAGCATATTCTTATCGCAAACTGGAAAATGAACGGCCTGAAAGGTGATATTCACAATTTTTGTACGCAGCCTTTTCCTGTGGATATTTCAGAAAACATACAAAATAAAACCCTTATTTTATGCCCACCATCAATCTATCTTGGACTTGCTTGCGCCCATGCGCCTGAAAACTTGTTGATATACGCACAAGATTGCTCTGCTTATGAAAAAGGAGCGTACACAGGGGAGATATCGGTAGCTATGCTGGCAGATATGGGCGTGAAGGGTGTTCTTCTCGGCCACAGTGAACGGCGAATTTATCACGGTGAAACAGATGCACGGGTGGGAAAAAAATTAGCTGCAGCTCTTACGTGTGGCCTAACGCCTGTAGTGTGCATTGGGGAAACGCGTGAAGATTACGAGAGCAAACAGACACAGGTTTTCGTAGAAGCCCAGATTGCGGCAACTCTTGATTCATGTGACTATGTTTCTACCTTGCATAACATTGTGTGGGCGTATGAGCCTCGTTGGGCAATAGGAACGGGCAAAACCCCTACACAGGAGGAGATAACCACAGTTATCCAAACAATTCGTGAAACTCTAGAGGGGAAAACAGGCAATCCAACACCACATATTATTTACGGAGGATCTGTGACGGCTCAAAACGCCCACGCAATCAGTACAGTACCTTCTGTGCACGGTGCATTAATTGGTGGAGCCAGCCTAGACAAGGATTGTTTGGCAGAAATTATACGCCAGTGGGGTTCTTTCTAA
- the secB gene encoding protein-export chaperone SecB: protein MSKEKPTAPVTAYDGLPLNINVTYVKDISFENLNPLKTFSMQENPDISINVEVQGRGVAEQTYEVELIVRAEATHKSEKMFIFELTYAGIFTITETDERALKEMLLIDCPRILFPFARAIIASTTHEASVVPINLAMIDFRKLAESQGKGSDEMQGSEGTTSVLN, encoded by the coding sequence ATGTCCAAAGAAAAACCAACGGCCCCTGTAACAGCATATGACGGCCTTCCCCTTAATATTAATGTAACATATGTGAAGGATATATCTTTTGAGAACCTTAACCCTCTCAAAACATTTAGTATGCAAGAAAACCCAGATATCAGCATTAACGTTGAAGTCCAGGGGCGTGGCGTGGCCGAGCAAACCTACGAAGTCGAGTTGATCGTACGGGCAGAAGCAACGCATAAATCGGAAAAAATGTTTATTTTTGAGCTCACGTACGCAGGAATTTTCACAATCACAGAAACAGATGAACGTGCACTCAAAGAAATGCTTCTTATTGACTGCCCACGAATTTTATTCCCCTTTGCACGGGCAATTATCGCAAGCACAACCCATGAGGCAAGTGTAGTTCCCATTAATCTTGCCATGATTGACTTTCGCAAACTTGCCGAATCTCAAGGAAAGGGATCTGATGAAATGCAAGGATCAGAAGGAACAACCTCTGTCCTGAATTAG
- a CDS encoding Tim44/TimA family putative adaptor protein, whose protein sequence is MGIDLMFLALVAGVLIFRLYSTLGKEDPHTQERVRHIKENLARELGEITERGLPSSHDTEPFDDVLNLFRDSERPFLSSLHKNWPEFSPVMFVEGAKKAYVFIVESFAAGQKEVIKPLVSQDLYNTFATIMDAREKKGEVHQHTVNNVRSLRFVDTSFKGKVATITLDIHSFQTHTSKDKDGNPLYETGEDLEEMWDRWVFSRDTTKAHHSWVLIKIEATPRDDRTE, encoded by the coding sequence ATGGGAATTGATCTCATGTTTTTGGCACTGGTAGCCGGAGTTTTGATTTTTCGACTTTATTCTACACTGGGTAAGGAAGATCCTCATACCCAAGAGCGTGTCAGGCACATCAAGGAAAATCTTGCCCGTGAACTAGGTGAAATTACCGAGCGCGGGTTACCATCATCCCACGACACAGAACCCTTCGATGATGTGCTCAATCTTTTCCGTGATTCTGAGCGTCCTTTTCTCTCTTCCCTTCACAAAAACTGGCCAGAGTTTTCTCCTGTGATGTTTGTGGAAGGAGCAAAGAAAGCCTATGTCTTTATTGTGGAATCATTTGCAGCAGGTCAAAAAGAAGTCATCAAACCTCTTGTTTCGCAGGATTTATACAATACCTTTGCCACAATTATGGATGCACGGGAAAAAAAAGGAGAAGTGCATCAACATACAGTGAATAATGTCCGCTCGTTGCGCTTCGTCGATACATCTTTTAAGGGGAAAGTGGCCACAATTACTCTTGATATTCATAGCTTTCAAACGCATACCTCAAAAGACAAAGACGGAAATCCTCTTTACGAAACGGGTGAAGATTTAGAGGAAATGTGGGATCGGTGGGTGTTTAGTCGTGACACTACCAAAGCTCATCATTCTTGGGTTCTGATCAAGATTGAGGCGACCCCACGAGATGATCGAACAGAGTAA
- a CDS encoding sodium:proton antiporter has product MLATPTCGASVSVLDGATMGLAWTLPFVGILLSIAMGPLLFPHVWHAYYGRIALFWALSMIVPLYMTNEVATKTILVHTYIAEYIPFVSLVGALFVVASGLHIRIRGEGGPVINVTIMLVGSTFASFVGTTGAALLFIRPLIRMNAWRKYRSHTVIFFIFTVCNVGGALTALGDPPLFLGFLNGVDFFWTTKHLWPPTVFMVFSLLFIYWVIDHRYHRKDVAALVPPHERRKSHDMVRFVEVEGKENFFYLGIILGAVIMSGYWDPGVNTVIFGVKLELQNILRDIIIVTASCFSYVRTPSNIHHKNQFRWEPLCEVAKLFAAIFITASPVFSMLKAEKAGAFSWLIDFAYTNGKPSTDAFFWLTGWLSSFLDNAPTYMLFFHLAGGNATTLMNEYANVLAAVSCGSVYMGAMTYIGNAPNFIVKSIAEENHIHMPSFFGYLGWSSVILLPLFIFVDLIINWW; this is encoded by the coding sequence ATGCTTGCGACGCCCACGTGTGGGGCAAGTGTCTCTGTGCTTGATGGCGCTACGATGGGCTTGGCATGGACATTGCCGTTTGTCGGGATTTTACTATCAATTGCAATGGGCCCATTACTGTTTCCGCACGTGTGGCATGCGTACTACGGACGCATTGCACTTTTTTGGGCTCTTTCAATGATTGTACCCTTATATATGACGAACGAAGTAGCAACAAAAACAATTCTTGTTCATACCTATATAGCAGAATATATCCCGTTTGTTTCTCTTGTTGGAGCCTTATTTGTTGTGGCCAGTGGATTGCATATACGCATTCGAGGAGAGGGTGGGCCCGTGATCAACGTTACGATCATGCTTGTGGGATCAACTTTTGCAAGCTTTGTAGGAACAACGGGGGCAGCACTTCTCTTTATTCGACCACTCATTCGCATGAATGCGTGGCGAAAATATCGTTCTCACACAGTGATCTTCTTTATTTTTACTGTTTGTAATGTGGGTGGAGCTCTCACAGCACTGGGGGACCCCCCCTTGTTCTTAGGTTTTTTGAATGGTGTTGACTTTTTTTGGACGACAAAGCATTTGTGGCCTCCAACAGTATTCATGGTTTTTTCTCTGCTTTTTATTTATTGGGTGATTGATCATCGCTATCACAGGAAAGATGTTGCTGCGCTTGTGCCACCACACGAACGCCGCAAAAGCCACGACATGGTTCGTTTTGTCGAAGTTGAAGGGAAGGAAAACTTTTTTTATCTCGGTATTATTCTTGGTGCTGTAATCATGAGTGGATATTGGGACCCTGGTGTGAACACCGTGATTTTTGGTGTAAAGCTTGAACTTCAAAATATTTTGCGTGATATCATTATTGTGACGGCTTCTTGTTTTTCTTATGTGCGTACCCCAAGCAACATTCATCACAAGAACCAATTTAGATGGGAGCCACTGTGCGAGGTTGCCAAATTATTTGCTGCTATTTTTATTACCGCATCGCCCGTTTTTTCTATGCTAAAGGCGGAAAAAGCAGGGGCATTTTCTTGGCTTATTGACTTTGCTTACACAAATGGCAAGCCCAGTACAGATGCCTTTTTTTGGTTAACAGGATGGCTGTCATCTTTTCTGGATAACGCTCCTACATACATGTTGTTTTTTCACCTAGCAGGAGGAAATGCCACCACGCTTATGAATGAGTATGCGAATGTTCTTGCAGCCGTTTCCTGCGGATCCGTCTACATGGGGGCCATGACGTACATTGGGAATGCGCCTAATTTTATTGTCAAATCTATAGCTGAAGAAAATCACATTCACATGCCTAGTTTTTTTGGATACCTGGGATGGTCGAGCGTGATTCTACTGCCTCTTTTCATTTTTGTGGATCTCATTATTAACTGGTGGTAA
- the tssG gene encoding type VI secretion system baseplate subunit TssG, which produces MRVLPKALVDELITTPYAFSFHQVMRLLNAWRSSKTDKSLEGQKPVQPLRIGGHVHLNWPPGDIFFVDIPKDIHSPIRLNVNFMGLAGVQGPLPLPITELILKRRRAGDFVFQDFLDIFHNRLLHLLHDVARKRHVMLNTKRPHETAMGKAFLAIAGLGETESRNRMAFPDRALPFYAGLLWQNPRNISGLIQLLIHYFSIPVTVQTSVGRWVSIDSSQQTRLGRKCGQLNRLGDTAVLGQRAWQQDYYVDVVMSTMSHAMYESLIPSGHGFLHLQDLCHLYIHKRCSVRVKLTLPEEERQTMRVDGTASLGWTTYLSGKSKRPNDRGAQYILTRITTNS; this is translated from the coding sequence ATGAGAGTCCTACCAAAAGCATTGGTTGATGAGCTCATTACAACACCCTATGCATTTTCATTTCATCAAGTCATGCGGTTACTGAATGCCTGGCGTAGCTCCAAAACCGACAAATCTTTGGAGGGCCAAAAACCAGTTCAACCTTTACGTATTGGTGGTCACGTTCACTTGAATTGGCCTCCCGGTGATATTTTTTTTGTTGATATTCCCAAAGACATTCACTCTCCTATACGCCTAAATGTAAACTTTATGGGATTAGCCGGTGTACAGGGTCCCCTCCCTCTTCCCATCACAGAACTGATATTAAAACGCAGACGTGCGGGAGATTTTGTCTTCCAAGATTTTCTCGATATTTTTCATAATCGCTTATTACACTTGCTGCACGATGTCGCTCGCAAACGCCATGTGATGCTCAATACAAAACGCCCCCATGAGACAGCCATGGGAAAAGCTTTTCTCGCGATTGCGGGGTTGGGAGAGACTGAATCGCGCAATCGCATGGCCTTTCCTGATCGAGCTCTTCCTTTCTATGCTGGTCTTTTATGGCAAAATCCTCGAAACATCTCAGGACTCATACAGTTACTCATACACTACTTTAGCATTCCTGTCACAGTCCAAACTTCAGTCGGTCGATGGGTTTCCATCGACTCATCCCAACAAACCCGCTTGGGGAGGAAGTGTGGTCAGCTTAATCGGTTAGGAGACACGGCCGTTCTTGGACAGCGGGCGTGGCAGCAAGATTATTATGTTGATGTTGTCATGAGTACGATGTCCCATGCAATGTATGAAAGCCTTATACCTTCTGGTCATGGTTTTTTACATCTTCAAGATCTGTGTCATTTGTATATTCATAAACGCTGCAGTGTTCGCGTCAAATTAACCCTTCCAGAAGAAGAGCGCCAAACCATGAGAGTTGATGGAACAGCTTCACTTGGGTGGACGACCTATCTTTCCGGAAAATCCAAAAGGCCTAATGACCGCGGAGCACAATATATTCTCACGCGCATAACCACTAACAGCTAA